One region of Bdellovibrio bacteriovorus genomic DNA includes:
- a CDS encoding S1 family peptidase: MKTKLYVSSFIVLLLAACGGPYGVENIDITPEDAIIGGKETTRDNVLSKYVVLIHDGPTKTYCTGTLIKKNVILTAAHCIPSGAATLSLAFGLKPLAGQYILRQAVRAIPHPDYKKQSANDRDDVALILIKGDAPKGFEPALLPDDNFPFKAGLGFTATGYGRTSGRAPAQKSDTQGSGTLRHVDLLIDSISKDDAQFYVNQKWNKGICNGDSGGPAMMRYQGKDYLVGVASATSWSVPSEISESEREEYIRKKDFCSEKSIYMSVKKYRPWIERESKKLLY; encoded by the coding sequence ATGAAAACGAAGTTGTACGTAAGCTCTTTTATCGTTTTGTTGTTGGCAGCCTGTGGGGGACCTTACGGAGTTGAAAATATCGACATCACTCCGGAAGACGCGATCATTGGCGGCAAAGAGACAACAAGAGACAATGTGCTATCGAAGTACGTTGTGCTTATTCATGACGGTCCGACGAAAACTTACTGCACTGGAACCTTGATCAAAAAGAATGTGATCCTGACAGCCGCTCACTGCATTCCCAGCGGCGCTGCCACTCTTTCATTGGCATTCGGTTTAAAGCCATTGGCGGGGCAGTACATTCTTCGCCAGGCCGTCCGGGCGATTCCTCACCCCGATTACAAAAAGCAAAGTGCCAACGATCGTGATGACGTCGCATTGATCCTGATTAAAGGTGATGCGCCGAAAGGTTTTGAACCTGCTCTTCTTCCAGATGACAATTTTCCGTTCAAAGCAGGATTGGGATTCACGGCGACAGGTTACGGTCGCACGTCAGGAAGAGCTCCGGCGCAAAAAAGTGATACTCAAGGTTCTGGAACTCTTCGCCACGTGGATCTTTTGATCGACAGCATCTCTAAAGACGATGCGCAGTTTTACGTAAATCAGAAGTGGAACAAAGGTATTTGTAACGGCGACTCGGGCGGTCCGGCGATGATGCGCTATCAAGGTAAAGACTATCTTGTAGGTGTCGCCTCTGCGACCTCATGGAGTGTTCCCAGTGAAATCAGCGAAAGCGAACGCGAAGAATACATCCGCAAAAAAGATTTCTGCTCAGAGAAATCCATCTATATGAGCGTTAAGAAATACCGCCCATGGATTGAACGCGAATCAAAGAAATTGTTGTACTAA
- a CDS encoding alpha/beta fold hydrolase, protein MERVNLFFLHGFLGRPSDWAIVKAHVPQHDGVRIYTPDYFKEALLGPQHAFEAWADNFIKWIEAHGCSADRNILVGYSLGGRLALHALQRRPNIWHKVVLVSTNPGFNDPHEDLDPTSEERRQRWMNDSYWAEEFLKAPWESVLRNWNAQPVFGGGENEPLRQEKEYSRESLSLALTQWSLAQQKNMRSLLLKNIQKIVWMVGDRDEKFMELSRRLQEEVMGLRVEVVPNSSHRVLFDSPKVLGEKLRQLVQQFL, encoded by the coding sequence GTGGAAAGAGTGAATCTCTTTTTCCTGCATGGATTCCTAGGACGGCCCTCAGACTGGGCCATTGTCAAAGCCCACGTGCCTCAGCACGATGGCGTCAGGATCTACACGCCGGATTACTTTAAAGAAGCGCTATTAGGTCCCCAGCATGCGTTCGAGGCTTGGGCTGACAACTTCATCAAGTGGATCGAAGCGCACGGCTGTTCGGCGGATAGAAACATCCTCGTAGGGTATTCCTTAGGTGGGCGACTGGCTTTGCATGCTCTTCAGCGTCGCCCGAATATTTGGCACAAGGTGGTCTTAGTTTCGACCAATCCCGGCTTTAATGACCCTCATGAAGATTTGGATCCTACTTCCGAAGAACGCCGCCAGCGTTGGATGAATGACTCGTATTGGGCTGAAGAATTTTTAAAAGCCCCGTGGGAAAGTGTCCTTCGAAATTGGAACGCTCAACCGGTTTTTGGTGGTGGCGAAAACGAACCTCTTCGTCAGGAAAAAGAATACTCTCGTGAATCTTTAAGTCTGGCCTTAACTCAGTGGTCTTTGGCTCAGCAAAAAAACATGCGCAGTCTTTTGCTTAAAAATATTCAAAAGATCGTCTGGATGGTGGGCGACCGCGATGAAAAATTTATGGAGCTTTCTCGTCGCCTGCAGGAAGAGGTGATGGGGCTGCGGGTGGAAGTCGTTCCGAATTCTTCTCACCGGGTTCTTTTTGACAGCCCCAAAGTTCTGGGCGAAAAACTTCGCCAGTTAGTACAACAATTTCTTTGA
- the menD gene encoding 2-succinyl-5-enolpyruvyl-6-hydroxy-3-cyclohexene-1-carboxylic-acid synthase: MTNMELAAKVIQELVHTGVREFVLCAGARNSPLVHILDENKNLKVYSFFEERSAAFFALGRIASTRRPVAIITTSGTAVAELLPAAVEGTYSSLPLIMVTADRPKHYRGSGAPQTIEQVGIFSYYNEVALDIDAENSHISFKSLSWKKPIHVNICFEEPLIDGPVPKIEFSVSERTKLPGQLPLGTLKEVEDFINSHKPLVIVGILPEKAHTTVLEFLKQYKAPVYCEGISSLRGHPDIKDIEIRSGEKMIHRVLNSGLCDSVLRIGGVPTARFWRDLEVKYREIPVFNISFNHFSGLSRPVHHCNSIDLLSQVEFTHVHRENVKLNIEDNTRTEAMRALLEKYPQSEQGLIYSLSKKMKGASVYLGNSLPIREWDSCSSHDAMPLRVAANRGANGIDGQLSTFLGWASPQTENWCLVGDLTALYDLSSLWATSQLEANKFRIVVINNGGGQIFSRMFNKEIFVNKHQISFESWAKMWNWSYQKWHNIPEENNFADHQIIELCPHWEQTQEFWKEYEFLWKE, encoded by the coding sequence ATGACAAATATGGAATTAGCAGCGAAGGTCATTCAGGAACTGGTGCACACCGGTGTTCGTGAATTTGTTTTATGCGCCGGAGCTCGCAACAGCCCTTTGGTTCACATCTTAGACGAAAATAAAAATCTGAAAGTATATTCTTTCTTTGAAGAGCGCTCGGCCGCGTTTTTTGCCTTAGGAAGAATTGCGAGCACTCGTCGCCCGGTGGCGATCATCACAACATCAGGCACGGCCGTCGCCGAGCTTTTACCTGCCGCTGTTGAAGGAACTTATTCATCATTACCACTGATTATGGTCACTGCAGATCGTCCGAAGCACTATCGTGGCTCGGGAGCTCCTCAGACCATCGAGCAGGTGGGGATTTTTTCTTACTACAATGAAGTCGCACTCGACATCGACGCGGAAAATTCACATATTTCTTTCAAATCTCTGTCTTGGAAAAAGCCTATTCATGTGAATATCTGTTTTGAAGAGCCGTTGATTGATGGTCCCGTCCCTAAGATCGAATTCTCTGTATCTGAAAGAACAAAATTACCAGGCCAATTGCCATTAGGAACTTTGAAAGAAGTTGAAGACTTCATCAATTCTCACAAGCCGTTGGTGATTGTGGGGATCTTACCTGAAAAAGCTCACACGACGGTGCTTGAGTTCTTGAAACAATATAAAGCACCGGTGTACTGCGAAGGTATCTCAAGCTTGCGCGGTCATCCCGATATCAAAGATATTGAAATTCGCTCTGGCGAAAAGATGATCCACCGAGTGCTAAATTCAGGTCTTTGTGATTCGGTTCTGCGTATTGGCGGAGTTCCCACGGCGCGTTTCTGGCGCGACCTTGAAGTGAAGTATCGTGAAATTCCGGTGTTCAATATCAGCTTCAACCACTTCTCGGGCCTAAGCCGTCCGGTGCATCATTGCAACTCGATCGACTTGTTAAGCCAAGTGGAGTTCACGCATGTTCATCGTGAAAACGTAAAACTTAATATCGAAGACAACACCCGCACTGAAGCGATGCGTGCGCTTTTGGAAAAGTACCCTCAGTCAGAACAAGGCCTGATTTATTCTTTGTCTAAAAAAATGAAAGGTGCCTCGGTCTATTTAGGGAACTCACTGCCGATTCGTGAATGGGATTCTTGCTCCTCCCACGATGCGATGCCTTTGCGAGTGGCGGCCAATCGCGGAGCCAACGGTATCGACGGACAGCTTTCTACATTTTTAGGTTGGGCGTCGCCGCAGACAGAAAACTGGTGTCTTGTTGGAGATTTAACAGCGCTGTATGATTTATCGTCACTTTGGGCAACTTCTCAACTTGAAGCCAACAAATTCCGTATTGTCGTCATTAACAACGGCGGGGGGCAAATTTTCTCTCGCATGTTCAATAAAGAGATTTTCGTAAACAAACACCAGATTTCTTTCGAATCATGGGCAAAGATGTGGAATTGGTCTTATCAGAAATGGCATAATATTCCTGAAGAGAACAATTTTGCTGATCACCAGATCATCGAACTCTGCCCCCACTGGGAGCAGACTCAAGAATTCTGGAAGGAGTACGAATTTCTGTGGAAAGAGTGA
- a CDS encoding chorismate-binding protein, with the protein MRHKDQWILIEGPFEPASDANSDEITVFCPDFYDLGSSKPLRGAKTYRLTTEDMRHHCEAYLAQHPSSEAPVMKASWEEPQKEDFAQALMVIQNRIRKNEIQKAVPVVFSRSAQTVSATERAQIISNLLKAPPTLYVYGLWQNGKGVLGATPETLFDYSQGILKTMALAGTCPKSEASERDSLLNDAKEMQEHLLVLQDIKEVLSPWGEVKTHGPYIVELPTLYHLKTDIQIHCHKKPEFLSLVKDLHPTPALGVAPRSQGYKWMAKLPGQDDRGPYGGPFAVFAGEEALCLVGIRNLQWNKNLAMIGSGCGIVADSELEREWREVFQKRQSVRKILGLEL; encoded by the coding sequence TTGCGCCATAAGGATCAATGGATTCTTATTGAAGGTCCTTTTGAGCCTGCTTCCGACGCGAATAGTGATGAAATTACAGTATTTTGCCCTGATTTCTATGACCTAGGCTCTAGCAAACCCTTGCGGGGAGCGAAAACTTACCGCTTAACGACCGAAGACATGCGCCATCATTGTGAGGCTTACTTGGCTCAGCATCCGTCTTCTGAGGCCCCCGTAATGAAAGCTTCTTGGGAAGAGCCTCAAAAAGAAGACTTCGCGCAAGCCTTGATGGTTATTCAAAATCGCATTCGAAAAAATGAAATTCAAAAGGCCGTGCCGGTCGTGTTCTCGCGATCCGCGCAAACCGTATCGGCAACCGAAAGAGCGCAGATAATTTCGAATCTTTTGAAAGCACCGCCCACTCTTTACGTCTACGGACTTTGGCAGAACGGAAAGGGTGTTTTGGGAGCAACTCCAGAAACACTTTTTGACTATTCACAAGGAATTCTGAAAACGATGGCATTGGCGGGGACATGCCCCAAGAGTGAAGCTTCCGAGCGCGACTCTCTTCTAAACGACGCCAAAGAGATGCAAGAGCACCTCTTGGTTTTGCAAGATATCAAAGAAGTCCTAAGTCCTTGGGGTGAGGTGAAAACTCATGGACCCTATATCGTAGAACTTCCGACACTTTACCATTTGAAAACTGACATTCAGATTCACTGTCATAAAAAACCTGAGTTTTTATCTTTGGTGAAGGACCTGCATCCGACGCCGGCCCTAGGGGTCGCTCCACGTAGCCAAGGCTACAAGTGGATGGCCAAGCTTCCTGGACAAGACGACCGCGGGCCTTATGGGGGACCTTTCGCTGTTTTTGCGGGCGAAGAGGCCTTGTGCCTTGTCGGCATTCGAAATTTGCAGTGGAATAAAAACCTTGCGATGATTGGTTCGGGTTGCGGGATCGTCGCTGACAGTGAATTGGAACGAGAGTGGCGTGAGGTTTTTCAAAAACGCCAATCAGTAAGAAAGATTTTGGGGCTTGAGTTATGA
- the aroF gene encoding 3-deoxy-7-phosphoheptulonate synthase, translated as MEMLTMQTTPSTQIVNVGGYDIGGPQFTVIAGPCSIESYEQFMETAKGVKSSGAHILRGGIWKMRTSSKAFQGLGSSSFDFIKAVCKETNMSLISEVTDARQIEEIYDIVECFQVGSRNMHNYSLLKELGMQKKPVMLKRGFAALIEEWVKAAEYITNGGNPNVILCERGIRTFETATRNTLDINAVAFAKRNTHLPVIVDPSHAVGIRALVPDLAYAAAAVGADGIIVEVHPRPAEALSDGMQALTLDDFKHMMTKMDKILKAVDRPLHKVELYAN; from the coding sequence ATGGAAATGCTAACTATGCAAACAACTCCCTCAACCCAAATCGTCAATGTCGGCGGATATGATATCGGCGGACCACAGTTCACTGTGATCGCTGGTCCTTGCTCTATCGAAAGCTACGAGCAATTCATGGAAACCGCAAAAGGCGTGAAGTCTTCTGGCGCTCACATTCTTCGTGGCGGGATCTGGAAAATGCGCACGTCTTCAAAAGCCTTCCAAGGTTTGGGTTCTTCATCCTTCGATTTCATCAAAGCTGTTTGCAAAGAGACAAACATGAGCCTGATTTCTGAAGTCACAGATGCTCGTCAAATCGAAGAGATCTATGACATCGTAGAATGCTTCCAAGTCGGCTCTCGCAACATGCACAACTACTCTTTGCTTAAAGAGCTAGGCATGCAGAAAAAGCCGGTGATGTTGAAACGTGGTTTCGCGGCTTTGATCGAAGAGTGGGTGAAAGCTGCTGAATACATCACAAACGGTGGCAACCCGAACGTCATCCTTTGCGAACGCGGTATCCGTACTTTCGAAACAGCGACTCGCAACACGCTGGATATTAATGCGGTGGCTTTCGCGAAAAGAAACACACATCTGCCTGTGATCGTCGATCCTTCTCACGCTGTCGGCATTCGCGCTCTTGTGCCGGATTTGGCTTATGCAGCGGCGGCAGTGGGAGCTGACGGTATCATCGTTGAAGTACATCCTCGCCCGGCAGAAGCTCTTTCTGACGGCATGCAAGCTCTGACTTTGGATGATTTCAAACACATGATGACCAAGATGGATAAAATCTTGAAAGCCGTCGACAGACCTCTTCACAAAGTAGAGCTTTATGCAAACTAA
- the ubiE gene encoding bifunctional demethylmenaquinone methyltransferase/2-methoxy-6-polyprenyl-1,4-benzoquinol methylase UbiE, whose product MQTKHSPNPEVIRSMFSKVAANYDKGNNVLSMGIHHLWRKKLVKYSGAKAGDKVLDCATGTGDLAIEFKKTVGTGDVVGTDFCAEMLIPAPGKAKERGLEIKFEQADVTQLQYADNSFDISSISFGIRNVGDPVKGLKEMARVVKPGGQVMVLEFGQVNLPIFGAIYNFYSQNILPKIGGLVTGQGEAYEYLQKSSAAFPCREGFLDLMKETNSFEKMEYISLTGGIAYIYKGTVK is encoded by the coding sequence ATGCAAACTAAGCATTCTCCAAATCCAGAAGTGATTCGCAGCATGTTCTCTAAAGTCGCAGCGAACTACGACAAAGGGAACAACGTTTTGTCGATGGGCATTCACCACTTGTGGAGAAAAAAATTAGTTAAGTATAGCGGCGCTAAAGCTGGCGATAAAGTTCTAGACTGCGCCACGGGCACGGGCGATCTAGCTATCGAATTCAAAAAAACCGTAGGCACAGGCGACGTCGTAGGAACAGACTTCTGCGCGGAAATGTTAATCCCTGCTCCAGGTAAAGCCAAAGAACGCGGCCTAGAAATCAAATTCGAACAAGCCGACGTCACTCAACTTCAATACGCCGACAATTCTTTTGATATCAGCAGCATCTCGTTCGGCATCCGCAATGTAGGCGACCCAGTAAAAGGCCTGAAAGAAATGGCTAGAGTAGTAAAACCCGGCGGCCAAGTGATGGTCCTAGAATTCGGCCAAGTAAATCTGCCTATCTTCGGCGCGATCTACAATTTCTACTCGCAAAACATCCTACCAAAAATCGGCGGCCTAGTAACAGGCCAAGGCGAAGCCTACGAGTATCTACAAAAATCCTCAGCCGCTTTCCCCTGCCGCGAAGGCTTCCTAGATTTAATGAAAGAAACAAACTCTTTCGAAAAAATGGAATACATCAGCCTGACCGGCGGAATAGCCTACATCTACAAAGGCACCGTAAAATAA
- a CDS encoding 1,4-dihydroxy-2-naphthoyl-CoA synthase, giving the protein MVSDIFNPEWWTEVPGFKFKDITYHRAKDQGTVRIAFNRPEVRNAFRPQTVDELYTALEHARITADVGVVIITGNGPSPKDGGWAFCSGGDQRIRGKDGYKYEEKEAVGKMDLARLGRLHILEVQRLIRFMPKIVMAVVPGWSVGGGHSLHVVCDLTLASQEHAIFKQTDPDVASFDSGYGSAYLARMVGQKRAREIFFLGRNYSAQEAFDMGMVNAVVPHKDLEKVALEWAYEMNSKSPTAMRMLKYGFNLIDDGLVGQQLFAGEATRLAYGTEEAVEGRNSFVEKRPKDFKKFPWHY; this is encoded by the coding sequence ATGGTTTCCGATATTTTCAATCCTGAATGGTGGACTGAAGTTCCTGGTTTTAAATTCAAAGACATCACTTATCACCGCGCCAAAGATCAAGGCACAGTTCGTATTGCCTTTAACCGTCCTGAAGTGCGCAATGCTTTTCGTCCGCAAACGGTGGATGAGCTTTACACTGCTTTAGAGCACGCGCGTATCACGGCGGATGTCGGTGTTGTTATTATCACTGGAAATGGACCTTCTCCAAAAGACGGTGGTTGGGCTTTCTGTTCTGGCGGTGACCAGCGTATTCGTGGCAAAGATGGCTACAAGTATGAAGAAAAAGAGGCTGTTGGCAAAATGGATTTAGCGCGCCTAGGTCGCTTGCATATTCTGGAAGTTCAACGTTTGATTCGCTTCATGCCTAAGATCGTCATGGCCGTTGTGCCAGGCTGGTCTGTGGGGGGCGGACATTCTTTGCACGTGGTGTGTGATCTGACTTTGGCTTCACAAGAACATGCGATTTTCAAACAAACAGACCCTGATGTGGCTAGCTTCGATAGTGGTTACGGATCCGCTTATCTGGCTCGCATGGTGGGACAAAAACGCGCGCGTGAAATCTTCTTCTTAGGTCGCAACTATTCAGCACAAGAAGCTTTTGATATGGGCATGGTCAACGCCGTTGTTCCTCATAAGGACCTAGAAAAAGTCGCTTTGGAATGGGCTTATGAGATGAATTCAAAATCTCCAACGGCCATGCGCATGTTGAAGTATGGATTCAACTTGATTGACGATGGTTTAGTAGGCCAGCAATTATTCGCCGGAGAGGCCACTCGCCTTGCTTATGGCACCGAAGAAGCCGTCGAAGGTCGAAACTCTTTCGTTGAAAAACGTCCCAAAGATTTCAAAAAGTTCCCTTGGCATTACTAA
- the aroC gene encoding chorismate synthase — protein sequence MSASQFGSRFVITSFGESHGTALGVVIDGCPAGVRFDTEILKKELERRRPGHHGSGQIVSGRQETDIPEVLSGVFEEKTLGTPIAIIVRNQDARSQDYQEIKNSPRAGHADDMWKNKFGHSDHRGGGRSSGRETVSRVMAGAVAQMLLKETSPKTRVMGYASQIGPFSLTPDERTQVSSKNVDSFQARFPSNRDVEVAELLKSAQISGDSYGGVAEILIENPPAYLGQPVFHKLKSDLAQAFLSVGATNGFELGLGFDSAEVKGTEFHQGTQEAYGGIRGGISTGESILLKVSFKPTSSILDVAKKGRHDPCIVTRAIPVLEAMTWLVLADHWLWSKTDRI from the coding sequence ATGAGCGCAAGTCAATTTGGATCTCGCTTCGTCATTACAAGTTTTGGTGAAAGCCATGGCACGGCTTTAGGAGTCGTCATTGACGGTTGCCCTGCTGGCGTCCGCTTCGATACAGAAATTCTAAAAAAAGAATTAGAACGTCGTCGCCCCGGCCATCATGGATCAGGACAAATCGTATCGGGTCGTCAGGAAACAGACATACCCGAAGTGTTAAGCGGAGTATTTGAAGAGAAAACTTTAGGAACTCCGATTGCAATCATTGTGCGCAATCAGGATGCTCGCTCTCAAGACTATCAAGAAATCAAAAACAGTCCACGCGCAGGGCACGCCGATGATATGTGGAAGAATAAATTCGGTCACAGCGATCATCGCGGTGGAGGTCGTTCTTCTGGCCGAGAAACCGTGTCTCGCGTGATGGCCGGAGCCGTTGCGCAGATGCTTTTAAAAGAGACTTCACCGAAGACTCGAGTGATGGGATATGCCTCGCAAATCGGACCCTTCTCGTTGACTCCGGATGAGCGCACACAGGTTTCTTCAAAAAATGTGGATTCTTTCCAGGCGCGTTTTCCTTCCAACCGTGATGTCGAAGTGGCAGAGCTTTTAAAGTCTGCGCAAATCTCGGGGGACAGTTATGGAGGCGTTGCCGAAATTCTGATCGAAAATCCTCCCGCGTATTTAGGCCAACCTGTGTTTCACAAATTGAAATCTGATCTAGCACAAGCTTTTTTAAGTGTTGGCGCGACGAATGGCTTTGAACTGGGTTTAGGTTTTGACTCTGCCGAAGTCAAAGGCACGGAATTTCATCAAGGCACTCAAGAGGCCTATGGCGGTATCCGTGGGGGAATTTCCACTGGCGAAAGTATTTTATTAAAAGTGTCTTTCAAACCTACGAGCTCTATCTTGGATGTAGCAAAGAAGGGTCGTCATGATCCTTGTATTGTCACTCGCGCGATTCCTGTGCTTGAGGCGATGACATGGTTGGTATTGGCAGATCACTGGCTGTGGTCTAAAACAGATCGTATCTAA
- a CDS encoding shikimate kinase: MITVVVGHRGTGKTELMKRLQLYWREDVDAIDLDTEIEKKIGKTIRELFMEHGEAYFREMERQLFLEILQRPSKKTYLVLGAGFDLSVIPESIPVLWVKRRTDLDGRIFLNRPRLEPDISPLEEFHKRAHLREQRYQERADEVYLMPEGQLENHHKAMAIEKEILSHTLKSVGGIITLLPEIFATDLRWSLFKSRYANRDLDFIELRDDLLSDEQIERALQEMPREKFIFSIRKSREYSQAFLSRATYVDWAWELGEPTDILTAIGSQKLILSLHRGFDFQEWSRWEDKAAHMKFAPEISSFAELSTYHEWQRSKKVHRSFLPRSKDGRWEWYRRLQKGQQLLNFIREGDGSALEQPSLWSWLMTPSSSPEFAAVLGSPVAHSFTPLEHSDYFAKKEMPVCAVHIDRDEWEEALPVLRKLGLTYAAVTAPHKENAAKLCHHPDLKALNTLYWNKKQEMWLGTSTDEEGFVELIEGVGMIAPLQKEIFVWGGGGTLEVIQKALPHASYFSSRTGAPRPGSEASADLTPRIIIWAAPRAQETLMPPASWNPVMVFDLNYKEDSMGKEYAQACGANYQSGLVMFTAQAQGQRLFWRHCEENV, encoded by the coding sequence ATGATTACTGTTGTTGTCGGACATCGTGGCACTGGAAAAACAGAACTGATGAAGCGCTTGCAGCTTTATTGGCGCGAAGACGTTGACGCTATTGATCTTGATACAGAAATCGAAAAGAAAATCGGTAAAACCATCCGCGAACTTTTTATGGAACACGGGGAAGCTTATTTCCGCGAAATGGAACGACAGCTTTTCCTCGAAATCTTGCAAAGACCTTCGAAAAAAACTTACCTTGTACTCGGAGCCGGTTTTGATCTTTCAGTTATTCCGGAAAGCATTCCTGTTTTATGGGTGAAAAGACGCACGGATTTAGACGGGCGTATTTTTTTAAACCGCCCGCGCCTAGAGCCCGATATATCTCCACTGGAAGAGTTTCATAAACGAGCGCACCTGCGCGAGCAGCGCTATCAGGAACGAGCTGATGAAGTTTATTTGATGCCTGAAGGTCAGCTTGAAAACCATCACAAGGCGATGGCCATAGAAAAAGAAATCTTGTCGCATACTTTAAAAAGTGTCGGCGGCATCATCACTCTTCTGCCAGAAATTTTCGCCACTGACTTGCGTTGGTCTTTGTTTAAATCTCGCTACGCCAATCGTGATCTCGACTTTATTGAACTGCGCGATGATCTTTTAAGTGATGAGCAAATAGAGCGCGCTCTTCAAGAAATGCCGCGCGAAAAGTTTATTTTTTCTATTCGCAAGTCGCGCGAATACTCCCAGGCCTTTTTATCGCGCGCCACTTACGTGGATTGGGCATGGGAATTGGGCGAACCGACAGATATTCTTACAGCTATAGGATCGCAGAAACTTATTTTATCTCTGCATCGTGGTTTTGATTTCCAAGAGTGGTCCCGTTGGGAAGATAAAGCCGCGCACATGAAGTTTGCTCCAGAGATTTCATCGTTTGCGGAACTCTCGACTTATCATGAATGGCAGCGCTCCAAAAAAGTGCATCGCAGTTTTCTTCCTCGCTCTAAAGATGGACGCTGGGAATGGTATCGTCGTCTGCAAAAAGGCCAGCAGCTTTTAAACTTCATCCGCGAAGGTGACGGCAGTGCTTTAGAGCAGCCTTCCCTGTGGTCTTGGCTGATGACGCCATCGTCGTCCCCGGAGTTCGCTGCTGTTTTGGGTTCGCCGGTTGCGCACAGCTTTACGCCGCTTGAACATTCTGATTATTTTGCAAAAAAAGAAATGCCCGTCTGTGCTGTACACATCGACAGGGACGAGTGGGAAGAGGCCCTGCCTGTTTTGCGTAAGCTGGGGCTTACCTATGCCGCAGTAACGGCTCCTCACAAAGAAAACGCCGCAAAGCTTTGCCACCACCCAGATCTGAAAGCTCTAAACACACTTTACTGGAATAAAAAACAAGAGATGTGGCTTGGAACTTCCACCGACGAGGAAGGCTTTGTCGAACTTATCGAAGGCGTTGGTATGATTGCCCCTTTGCAAAAAGAAATTTTTGTGTGGGGCGGTGGTGGAACTTTAGAGGTGATTCAGAAGGCTTTGCCACATGCGAGTTATTTTTCTTCCAGAACGGGAGCACCTCGCCCAGGCAGTGAAGCCTCTGCAGACCTAACACCTAGAATTATTATTTGGGCTGCGCCACGCGCTCAAGAAACCCTGATGCCTCCGGCTTCATGGAATCCGGTGATGGTCTTTGATTTAAATTACAAGGAAGACTCTATGGGTAAGGAATACGCTCAAGCCTGTGGAGCTAATTATCAGTCGGGATTGGTCATGTTTACAGCCCAAGCCCAAGGACAACGCCTGTTCTGGCGTCACTGCGAGGAGAACGTATGA
- a CDS encoding 3-phosphoshikimate 1-carboxyvinyltransferase has protein sequence MADFRFQGEIPGSKSVFNRALIVQSYFPVLDLQGFSECDDVVHMREGLKDIRDRSRIDCGEGGTTFRFMALRASRQKGVHTLEAAPRLMQRPQAGLLDLLKQLGVQTQIKANELFIVSEGWKRPRQPLRVDTSESSQYASALILNAWLLDFDLEFELVGDNVSESYFLLTLEMMKTLGMRPKKTEKGYLIPAGQRISKLSWSVEPDLSSAFTMATAGALAGESVIQNFPEQSSQPDLVFLQIFKKMNVDFTLEGSNLITRKSANLRAVEWNLSQSPDLFPVLAVLCSWTPGTSKLYGAPHLTKKESNRIAKVSDLLKLIGVEHESLPDGMIIHGQSSQKLITTGRFNPDKDHRMVMAATLMKLKGHQFTLEEPQAINKSFPEFWDMIGIKP, from the coding sequence ATGGCTGATTTTCGGTTTCAAGGCGAAATTCCAGGTTCTAAATCCGTTTTCAATCGCGCCTTGATCGTGCAAAGTTATTTTCCTGTATTAGATCTTCAGGGTTTTTCAGAGTGTGATGACGTTGTTCACATGCGCGAAGGACTTAAGGATATTCGTGACCGCAGTCGCATTGACTGTGGTGAAGGCGGTACGACGTTTCGTTTTATGGCGTTACGAGCCTCACGGCAAAAAGGTGTGCACACACTCGAGGCCGCACCTCGCCTGATGCAGCGACCTCAAGCCGGCCTTTTGGATTTGCTAAAACAATTGGGCGTACAGACTCAGATCAAGGCGAATGAACTTTTTATCGTCAGCGAGGGATGGAAAAGACCTCGCCAACCTTTGCGCGTGGACACCTCCGAATCCAGTCAATATGCATCAGCTCTGATTTTAAACGCCTGGCTTCTGGATTTTGATTTGGAGTTTGAGCTTGTCGGTGACAACGTATCTGAATCTTATTTCCTTCTGACTTTAGAGATGATGAAAACTCTGGGAATGCGTCCGAAAAAAACGGAAAAGGGTTATCTTATTCCCGCAGGGCAAAGAATCAGCAAGCTGAGTTGGAGTGTTGAGCCTGATCTTAGTTCTGCCTTCACCATGGCGACAGCAGGTGCCTTGGCCGGGGAAAGTGTGATTCAGAATTTTCCTGAACAAAGTTCTCAGCCTGATCTGGTCTTCTTACAGATCTTTAAAAAGATGAATGTCGATTTCACCCTCGAAGGAAGCAATCTTATCACTCGTAAAAGTGCAAACCTTCGCGCCGTGGAATGGAATCTTTCCCAATCGCCCGATTTATTTCCAGTTCTGGCTGTGCTTTGTAGCTGGACGCCGGGGACCTCGAAGCTTTATGGGGCTCCTCATTTAACAAAAAAAGAAAGCAATCGTATTGCCAAGGTGTCAGACCTTTTAAAACTGATTGGTGTGGAGCATGAAAGCCTTCCTGACGGTATGATCATTCACGGTCAGTCTTCGCAAAAACTTATTACCACAGGGCGCTTTAATCCTGACAAAGACCACCGCATGGTGATGGCGGCCACATTGATGAAGCTAAAAGGTCATCAGTTCACATTGGAAGAGCCTCAAGCGATAAATAAAAGCTTTCCAGAATTCTGGGACATGATAGGTATCAAACCATGA